From Bombus huntii isolate Logan2020A chromosome 4, iyBomHunt1.1, whole genome shotgun sequence, one genomic window encodes:
- the LOC126864674 gene encoding actin-binding protein WASF3 isoform X1: MPLPKRLVEPVLVARGTIPENFPLPSELEAVTNGTLANTIRQLSSLSRHAEDLFGELAREAHGLSDRANSLQARIDRLAVKVTQLDSNVEEVSLQDIHMRKAFKSSVVFDQQVVSRDTMPTAMLETYHQCDTPPPLDKLNVYREDGKDGLKFYTDPNYFFDLWSQEMLKDTEKKLHDRGKKTESEYAEPFREPHRPRNEGGGGGGGRHKKRIRQPHNTRERQRQLAVGHGEYIMPTQGVQYRAPHNIPDESLLGMVMTEPRPPRPNSIELRRSYPPEEQHLYSPPSSDHYRVANYVAQGYEDNLYGSHYGTGQGQAGSETYQSPGGQSTPSRSGRSRPSQPPPAPPSNTSSNSTPTVASANNTPTRGRSMSTGRDTLPPPPPPPGETMSSPPMNGSIPSHLLNRNGSRSNSPLPSHHSTPTPPNHSTQIGTDETDPAPQDLPPPPPTPDPTPPRPISPPCNIPPPPPPPPPPPVVNGPSPPVPLTNGDIAKMIATNPPKLKPLKPLKNIVDGQLRKPVNPNIPLVDPRNDLLKAIRDGIKLRKVEKIEQKEVERVNALNDVASILARRVAVEFSDSDSASESECDSEGWGEQETNLA, from the exons ATGCCACTTCCAAAGCGACTAGTGGAGCCGGTGCTCGTCGCACGCGGTACTATTCCCGAGAATTTTCCTCTGCCCTCGGAGTTAGAGGCTGTAACGAATGGCACGCTGGCCAACACGATCAGGCAATTGTCTAGTCTGTCCAGGCACGCCGAGGATCTGTTCGGTGAGCTCGCGAGGGAAGCTCATGGATTGAGCGATAGGGCCAACTCCTTGCAAGCCAGGATAGATCGATTAGCTGTGAAAGTTACTCAGCTTGACAGTAACGTCGAGGAAG TCTCGTTACAAGATATACACATGAGGAAAGCGTTTAAGAGTTCAGTGGTGTTCGACCAACAAGTTGTTTCCAGGGACACCATGCCAACGGCGATGTTAGAAACTTATCATCAATGTGACACACCACCACCTCTTGATAAACTTAATGTTTATAG GGAGGACGGTAAGGATGGACTGAAATTTTACACAGATCCGAATTATTTCTTCGATCTCTGGAGTCAGGAAATGCTGAAGGATACGGAAAAGAAGTTACACGATCGAGGGAAAAAG ACCGAGTCTGAATATGCCGAACCGTTCAGAGAG CCTCATAGGCCTCGGAACGAgggtggtggtggtggcggTGGCAGGCATAAGAAGCGTATAAGGCAACCGCATAATACGAGAGAAAGGCAAAGACAGTTAGCCGTTGGTCATGGCGAGTACATTATGCCAACGCAAGGTGTTCAATACAGAGCACCTCACAATATACCTGATGAATCGTTACTGGGAATGGTGATGACCGAACCACGGCCACCTAGGCCAAACAGCATTGAACTTAGACGAAGTTATCCACCGGAGGAGCAACATCTGTACAGTCCTCCTTCTTCCGATCATTATAG GGTGGCAAATTACGTGGCTCAGGGCTATGAAGACAACTTGTACGGCTCACATTATGGCACAGGTCAAGGGCAAGCGGGTAGCGAAACGTACCAGAGTCCTGGTGGTCAAAGTACTCCAAGCAGAAGTGGTAGATCACGACCATCGCAACCACCACCAGCTCCGCCAAGCAATACTTCTAGCAATTCGACACCTACTGTAGCCTCTGCTAACAATACTCCAACACGAGGAAGATCGATGAGTACTGGTAGAGATACCCTACCACCACCACCTCCGCCTCCTGGTGAAACCATGTCCTCTCCTCCTATGAATG gTTCAATACCGTCACATCTACTGAATAGGAACGGAAGTCGCTCGAATAGTCCGCTACCCAGTCATCACTCTACGCCTACTCCTCCAAATCATTCGACACAAATAGGAACAGATGAGACCGACCCTGCTCCGCAAGACTTGCCACCTCCACCTCCGACTCCTGATCCCACACCACCTAGACCTATTTCTCCACCGTGTAATATTCCACCTCCACCTCCACCACCTCCGCCACCGCCTGTTGTTAACGGACCATCGCCCCCTGTGCCATTGACCAATGGCGATATTGCTAAAATGATAGCAACTAACCCACCCAAGTTGAAACCCCTGAAACCTTTGAAGAACATCGTGGATGGACAATTGAGGAAGCCTGTTAATCCGAACATCCCCCTTGTCGATCCGCGGAATGATCTACTTAAAGCAATTAGAGATG GAATAAAATTACGTAAAGTAGAGAAGATTGAACAGAAGGAAGTGGAACGTGTGAACGCATTGAACGATGTCGCATCCATATTGGCACGACGCGTTGCTGTCGAGTTCAGCGACAGTGACTCAGCATCGGAGAGCGAATGCGATAGCGAGGGATGGGGCGAGCAGGAAACGAATCTCGCGTGA
- the LOC126864674 gene encoding actin-binding protein WASF3 isoform X2: MPLPKRLVEPVLVARGTIPENFPLPSELEAVTNGTLANTIRQLSSLSRHAEDLFGELAREAHGLSDRANSLQARIDRLAVKVTQLDSNVEEVSLQDIHMRKAFKSSVVFDQQVVSRDTMPTAMLETYHQCDTPPPLDKLNVYREDGKDGLKFYTDPNYFFDLWSQEMLKDTEKKLHDRGKKPHRPRNEGGGGGGGRHKKRIRQPHNTRERQRQLAVGHGEYIMPTQGVQYRAPHNIPDESLLGMVMTEPRPPRPNSIELRRSYPPEEQHLYSPPSSDHYRVANYVAQGYEDNLYGSHYGTGQGQAGSETYQSPGGQSTPSRSGRSRPSQPPPAPPSNTSSNSTPTVASANNTPTRGRSMSTGRDTLPPPPPPPGETMSSPPMNGSIPSHLLNRNGSRSNSPLPSHHSTPTPPNHSTQIGTDETDPAPQDLPPPPPTPDPTPPRPISPPCNIPPPPPPPPPPPVVNGPSPPVPLTNGDIAKMIATNPPKLKPLKPLKNIVDGQLRKPVNPNIPLVDPRNDLLKAIRDGIKLRKVEKIEQKEVERVNALNDVASILARRVAVEFSDSDSASESECDSEGWGEQETNLA, encoded by the exons ATGCCACTTCCAAAGCGACTAGTGGAGCCGGTGCTCGTCGCACGCGGTACTATTCCCGAGAATTTTCCTCTGCCCTCGGAGTTAGAGGCTGTAACGAATGGCACGCTGGCCAACACGATCAGGCAATTGTCTAGTCTGTCCAGGCACGCCGAGGATCTGTTCGGTGAGCTCGCGAGGGAAGCTCATGGATTGAGCGATAGGGCCAACTCCTTGCAAGCCAGGATAGATCGATTAGCTGTGAAAGTTACTCAGCTTGACAGTAACGTCGAGGAAG TCTCGTTACAAGATATACACATGAGGAAAGCGTTTAAGAGTTCAGTGGTGTTCGACCAACAAGTTGTTTCCAGGGACACCATGCCAACGGCGATGTTAGAAACTTATCATCAATGTGACACACCACCACCTCTTGATAAACTTAATGTTTATAG GGAGGACGGTAAGGATGGACTGAAATTTTACACAGATCCGAATTATTTCTTCGATCTCTGGAGTCAGGAAATGCTGAAGGATACGGAAAAGAAGTTACACGATCGAGGGAAAAAG CCTCATAGGCCTCGGAACGAgggtggtggtggtggcggTGGCAGGCATAAGAAGCGTATAAGGCAACCGCATAATACGAGAGAAAGGCAAAGACAGTTAGCCGTTGGTCATGGCGAGTACATTATGCCAACGCAAGGTGTTCAATACAGAGCACCTCACAATATACCTGATGAATCGTTACTGGGAATGGTGATGACCGAACCACGGCCACCTAGGCCAAACAGCATTGAACTTAGACGAAGTTATCCACCGGAGGAGCAACATCTGTACAGTCCTCCTTCTTCCGATCATTATAG GGTGGCAAATTACGTGGCTCAGGGCTATGAAGACAACTTGTACGGCTCACATTATGGCACAGGTCAAGGGCAAGCGGGTAGCGAAACGTACCAGAGTCCTGGTGGTCAAAGTACTCCAAGCAGAAGTGGTAGATCACGACCATCGCAACCACCACCAGCTCCGCCAAGCAATACTTCTAGCAATTCGACACCTACTGTAGCCTCTGCTAACAATACTCCAACACGAGGAAGATCGATGAGTACTGGTAGAGATACCCTACCACCACCACCTCCGCCTCCTGGTGAAACCATGTCCTCTCCTCCTATGAATG gTTCAATACCGTCACATCTACTGAATAGGAACGGAAGTCGCTCGAATAGTCCGCTACCCAGTCATCACTCTACGCCTACTCCTCCAAATCATTCGACACAAATAGGAACAGATGAGACCGACCCTGCTCCGCAAGACTTGCCACCTCCACCTCCGACTCCTGATCCCACACCACCTAGACCTATTTCTCCACCGTGTAATATTCCACCTCCACCTCCACCACCTCCGCCACCGCCTGTTGTTAACGGACCATCGCCCCCTGTGCCATTGACCAATGGCGATATTGCTAAAATGATAGCAACTAACCCACCCAAGTTGAAACCCCTGAAACCTTTGAAGAACATCGTGGATGGACAATTGAGGAAGCCTGTTAATCCGAACATCCCCCTTGTCGATCCGCGGAATGATCTACTTAAAGCAATTAGAGATG GAATAAAATTACGTAAAGTAGAGAAGATTGAACAGAAGGAAGTGGAACGTGTGAACGCATTGAACGATGTCGCATCCATATTGGCACGACGCGTTGCTGTCGAGTTCAGCGACAGTGACTCAGCATCGGAGAGCGAATGCGATAGCGAGGGATGGGGCGAGCAGGAAACGAATCTCGCGTGA